In the genome of Fluviispira vulneris, one region contains:
- a CDS encoding FecCD family ABC transporter permease: MQALSNNPNFIAKKNYLIYIFSLLVLFILFLYSLSLGPVELSFDKVLLSFLHSSDTFERRLIIETRLARTLMACLVGSSFAVAGVMLQSVTKNPMACPSLLGVTQGAGLGIVIVLALFPFCPLPVYLGCAVIGGILAAAITYFIAISVGISPLRLILAGQAINALLYALTQAILIFLPTRSGVILINLNGSVAGANWQQLTYVSPVLILLIIIAIFNIKNLQILSFGKDIASSLGLSTEFLLAFFLFIIVLLCAASVSLAGPILFFPLIVVHFSKFIVGENLSKQLPFSILFGAILMLFSDCLMRAVFSNQEIPVGFFIALVGAPILILSSRMKRLLNNG; the protein is encoded by the coding sequence TTGCAAGCTTTATCAAATAATCCTAATTTCATAGCAAAAAAAAATTATTTAATTTACATTTTTAGTTTATTAGTGCTTTTTATCTTATTTCTTTATTCCTTATCTTTGGGACCAGTAGAACTTTCTTTTGATAAAGTTCTACTTTCTTTTTTGCACTCAAGTGACACATTTGAACGTCGGCTTATTATTGAAACCAGACTTGCGCGAACTTTAATGGCATGTCTTGTAGGATCAAGCTTTGCAGTTGCTGGCGTTATGCTGCAATCTGTTACTAAAAATCCAATGGCCTGTCCTAGTTTATTAGGTGTTACACAAGGAGCAGGTCTTGGAATAGTCATTGTACTCGCTTTATTTCCATTTTGCCCTTTGCCTGTTTATTTAGGTTGCGCTGTCATAGGCGGAATTTTAGCGGCTGCAATAACGTATTTCATAGCTATTTCGGTTGGTATTTCACCATTAAGATTGATTTTAGCAGGTCAAGCAATCAATGCTTTATTATATGCTCTAACTCAAGCAATTCTCATTTTTTTACCTACTCGCTCTGGAGTTATCCTTATAAATTTAAATGGCTCAGTTGCAGGAGCTAATTGGCAGCAGTTAACTTATGTTTCGCCAGTTCTTATTTTATTAATTATAATTGCTATTTTTAATATTAAAAATCTCCAGATTCTATCTTTTGGAAAAGATATTGCAAGTTCACTTGGATTGAGCACAGAATTTTTGCTTGCCTTTTTTTTATTTATTATTGTACTTCTTTGTGCAGCATCTGTGAGTTTAGCAGGACCCATTCTTTTTTTTCCATTAATTGTTGTTCATTTTAGTAAGTTTATTGTCGGGGAAAATTTATCCAAGCAACTTCCATTTTCAATTTTATTTGGTGCAATTCTCATGTTATTTTCTGACTGCCTCATGCGGGCTGTTTTTTCAAATCAAGAAATTCCTGTAGGATTTTTTATTGCTTTAGTGGGGGCGCCTATTCTTATACTATCTTCCCGTATGAAAAGGCTTTTAAATAATGGATAA
- a CDS encoding NAD-dependent formate dehydrogenase, giving the protein MAKILCVLFEDPISGYPKNYARDDMPSLLNYEGGQSLPNPSSIDFQPGHLLGSVSGELGLRSYLEKLGHKFIVTADRDGSDSVFAKELNDADIIISQPFWPAYLTKERLAQSHNLKLVITAGVGSDHIDLSSAIHKKITVAEVTNSNSISVAEHAVMMILALVRNYIPSYKYVVEGGWNIADCVSKSYDLEGMHVGTLGAGRIGLGILKRLNPFGVKLHYSDKYRLTKDIEKELNLTYHENIYSLAQTVDVLTINCPLHPETEGIIDDKLLKKMRRGSYIVNTARGNICNQEAIVNALQTEHLAGYAGDVWYPQPAPKNHPWRHMPNHAMTPHISGATLSAQARYAAGVKEILEAWFANKPIRKEYLIVQNGELVGTGAHSYTTRKS; this is encoded by the coding sequence GTGGCAAAAATATTATGTGTATTATTTGAAGATCCAATAAGTGGCTACCCAAAGAATTATGCCCGTGATGACATGCCTTCTCTATTAAATTATGAAGGAGGTCAATCACTTCCTAATCCCAGTAGCATAGATTTTCAACCAGGGCATTTGCTTGGAAGTGTTTCAGGTGAATTAGGATTAAGATCATATTTAGAAAAATTAGGACATAAATTTATTGTTACAGCTGATAGAGATGGCTCAGATTCTGTTTTTGCAAAAGAACTTAATGATGCTGACATTATTATATCGCAACCTTTTTGGCCAGCTTATTTGACCAAAGAAAGATTGGCGCAGTCTCATAACTTAAAACTTGTTATCACTGCTGGTGTTGGATCCGATCATATTGATTTAAGTTCAGCAATTCATAAAAAAATCACAGTTGCTGAAGTAACAAATAGCAATAGTATCAGTGTTGCTGAACATGCCGTAATGATGATTTTAGCACTTGTCAGAAATTACATTCCTTCATACAAATATGTAGTTGAAGGTGGTTGGAATATTGCGGATTGTGTCTCAAAATCCTATGATTTAGAAGGAATGCATGTTGGTACACTAGGAGCGGGTCGCATTGGTTTAGGTATATTAAAAAGACTCAATCCATTTGGAGTTAAATTACATTATTCTGATAAGTACCGCTTAACAAAAGATATTGAAAAAGAATTAAATTTAACTTACCATGAAAATATATATTCTTTAGCTCAAACTGTTGATGTTTTAACTATCAATTGTCCTCTTCATCCAGAAACAGAAGGAATAATCGATGATAAATTGCTTAAAAAAATGCGGAGAGGATCTTATATTGTAAATACTGCGCGCGGAAATATTTGCAATCAAGAGGCAATTGTAAATGCTCTTCAAACGGAACATTTAGCTGGATATGCTGGTGATGTTTGGTATCCTCAACCAGCACCTAAGAATCATCCTTGGCGGCATATGCCAAATCATGCAATGACTCCGCATATATCTGGAGCAACGCTTTCTGCCCAAGCACGTTATGCAGCTGGGGTAAAAGAAATACTTGAAGCTTGGTTTGCAAATAAACCTATTCGGAAAGAATATTTAATAGTACAAAATGGTGAACTCGTAGGAACTGGAGCTCACTCATATACAACAAGAAAGTCATAA
- a CDS encoding adenosine deaminase, producing MEISQLIKSLPKAELHLHIEGTLEPELMFELAQRNNIQLPYSSVDEVRKSYEFHDLQSFLDVYYLGASVLRTRQDFFDLTYAYLEKAHEDGITHTEIFFDPQTHTKRGVLFEDVIMGIADALAKGKEDFAISSFIIMSFLRHLSEEDAFEILELAKPFYNYIKAIGLDSAEVGNPPEKFKNVFAKALDLGFLTVAHAGEEGPAENIKNSLELLKVQRIDHGVNCVQDEKLVEELIHKKIPLTVCPLSNIKLKVFQNMSEHNIRDLYLKGACVTINSDDPSYFGGYLADNYLECQKHLNFSFIELIQIAKNSFLASFLSEEEKLLKIEELENFVKNLSGLYSAGK from the coding sequence ATGGAAATTTCTCAACTCATCAAATCACTACCAAAAGCAGAACTGCATTTGCATATTGAAGGAACTTTAGAACCAGAACTTATGTTTGAATTAGCACAAAGAAATAATATTCAACTTCCTTATTCTAGTGTTGATGAAGTTAGAAAATCATATGAATTTCATGATCTGCAATCCTTTTTAGATGTTTACTATTTGGGAGCAAGTGTGCTTCGAACTCGACAAGATTTTTTTGACCTTACGTATGCATATTTAGAAAAGGCTCATGAAGATGGAATAACACATACAGAAATATTTTTTGATCCACAAACACATACAAAAAGAGGAGTTTTGTTTGAAGATGTGATTATGGGGATAGCTGATGCATTAGCTAAGGGTAAAGAAGATTTTGCTATTTCTTCATTTATTATTATGTCTTTTTTACGGCATTTAAGTGAAGAAGATGCTTTTGAAATTCTAGAATTAGCTAAACCATTTTATAATTATATTAAAGCTATTGGACTTGACTCAGCTGAAGTTGGGAATCCTCCAGAAAAGTTTAAAAATGTTTTTGCTAAAGCTCTCGATTTAGGTTTTTTAACAGTAGCACATGCTGGAGAAGAGGGACCTGCTGAAAATATCAAAAATTCCCTTGAGCTTTTAAAGGTTCAACGTATCGATCACGGTGTAAATTGTGTACAGGATGAAAAACTTGTTGAAGAACTCATTCATAAAAAAATACCTTTAACTGTTTGTCCCTTATCGAATATCAAATTAAAAGTATTTCAGAATATGAGCGAACACAATATAAGAGATCTATATCTAAAAGGTGCGTGCGTGACTATTAATTCAGATGACCCTTCCTATTTTGGCGGCTATTTAGCAGATAATTATCTTGAATGTCAAAAGCATCTTAATTTTTCTTTTATCGAGCTCATTCAAATCGCCAAAAACTCATTTCTGGCTTCATTTTTAAGTGAAGAAGAAAAACTTTTAAAAATTGAAGAATTAGAAAATTTTGTAAAGAACTTGAGTGGTCTTTATTCAGCAGGAAAATAA
- a CDS encoding GAF domain-containing protein, which translates to MQQAEIFQNCENLNVNYTNMIQSEGIFLGIDLKSFKTIYASTNFPRIFNYEIYRNSIDLLFTQISLIKITNFIARIDKKEVKPRIISFLQIKYFNCLYDIPCAIYISNSVLCIEFQSKFDSYKNNFDEIYYEDTLQYIKSYSGNIHKISHYICKYISEVLNFERAYLCEFLQDNHGYVSASFQNGELESLLHHHFPASDLPLTVRNIYMKNKFRLISNIDYFQVPIEGCKENIDLTLSFFRDIGKSHLTYLKNMELKSSASFSIVLDGKLYGIFGCHSKTKNYTSVEILSKIQVLIDEFSRKILLFRYRKSKKTKSLGNAKINNFIKEYENAECNLEKIPNDKFEELKETFDAKSFFYRYNNKFEKNISVPYEFAEKILGYLNNYVRNDLILIDKLIDLDPIFEQWSKEVAAGIIVIKLNEDFSSFIVFLRPEYIQTIKWSGNPNSYNLEKDGTLNPRSSFATWYQETYCKSKPWSSIDFDLGLELQTKLISLRSNYLAKSQLINRYLNRKIIQKDILLTRNQLCLKNIFLVVNSTFTWSRSKYLTLEKNSQIDNQLFQGFILEKVDIINFLINLSENISYNIKESFFENINFNLDISEKSILPINQIFTIALIILEFIHLLNKHSLIVNENRIISIKWQENASYTLITLHDNSDFFNQFNNASSDIDLIKFLINQLNGEASWEKNKGVVLKIILQRKCLNIKKNLALN; encoded by the coding sequence ATGCAGCAAGCAGAAATATTTCAAAATTGTGAAAATTTAAATGTTAACTATACAAATATGATTCAATCGGAAGGAATTTTTCTTGGTATCGATTTGAAAAGTTTTAAGACCATTTATGCTTCTACAAATTTTCCAAGGATTTTCAATTATGAAATTTATCGAAATTCAATAGATCTTCTTTTTACTCAAATTTCACTCATAAAAATTACAAACTTTATTGCTCGAATAGATAAAAAAGAAGTTAAGCCAAGAATTATATCGTTTCTTCAGATTAAATATTTTAATTGTCTTTACGATATTCCATGTGCAATATATATCTCAAATTCTGTCTTATGTATAGAGTTTCAAAGTAAATTCGATTCTTATAAAAATAATTTTGATGAAATTTATTATGAAGATACGCTCCAATATATTAAATCATATTCAGGAAATATTCATAAAATATCGCATTATATTTGTAAATATATCTCTGAAGTTTTGAACTTTGAAAGAGCTTACTTATGTGAATTTTTACAAGATAACCATGGCTATGTTAGTGCAAGTTTTCAAAATGGAGAATTAGAATCTTTGCTTCACCACCATTTCCCTGCATCCGATTTACCATTAACTGTTCGAAATATTTATATGAAGAATAAGTTCAGATTAATTTCAAACATAGATTATTTTCAAGTCCCTATTGAAGGATGTAAAGAAAATATTGATTTAACACTTTCTTTTTTCAGAGATATCGGAAAAAGTCATTTAACTTATTTAAAAAATATGGAACTGAAATCATCTGCATCTTTTTCAATCGTATTAGATGGTAAACTTTATGGTATTTTTGGATGCCATTCGAAAACAAAAAATTATACTTCTGTGGAAATTCTGTCAAAAATTCAAGTTTTAATTGATGAATTCTCTCGAAAAATATTGCTTTTTAGATATAGAAAGTCAAAAAAAACAAAGAGTTTAGGAAATGCGAAAATTAATAATTTTATTAAAGAGTATGAAAATGCAGAGTGCAACTTAGAAAAAATCCCAAATGATAAGTTTGAAGAATTAAAAGAAACTTTTGATGCAAAAAGTTTCTTTTATAGATATAATAATAAATTCGAAAAAAATATATCAGTTCCTTATGAGTTTGCTGAAAAAATACTTGGTTATTTAAATAATTATGTCAGAAACGATTTAATTTTAATTGATAAACTTATTGACTTAGACCCTATTTTTGAGCAGTGGTCTAAAGAAGTCGCAGCTGGTATTATTGTTATAAAATTAAACGAAGATTTTTCATCATTTATCGTCTTTTTAAGGCCTGAGTATATTCAGACTATCAAGTGGAGTGGAAATCCTAATAGTTATAATTTAGAAAAAGATGGAACTTTGAATCCAAGAAGCTCATTTGCCACTTGGTATCAAGAAACGTATTGCAAGTCAAAGCCATGGTCCTCCATAGATTTTGATTTGGGCTTGGAACTGCAAACTAAACTCATTTCTTTACGTTCAAACTACTTGGCAAAATCTCAGCTCATAAATAGGTATCTAAATCGAAAAATTATACAAAAAGATATACTATTAACTAGAAATCAATTATGTTTGAAAAATATCTTTTTAGTTGTGAATTCTACTTTTACTTGGAGTCGATCAAAATATTTAACATTAGAAAAAAATTCACAAATTGACAATCAATTATTTCAAGGTTTTATTTTGGAAAAAGTAGATATTATAAATTTTCTTATTAATTTATCTGAAAATATATCTTACAATATAAAAGAAAGTTTTTTCGAAAATATTAATTTTAATTTAGATATTTCTGAAAAATCAATTCTTCCAATAAATCAAATTTTCACCATAGCACTTATTATTCTTGAATTTATCCATTTATTAAACAAACATTCTTTAATTGTTAATGAAAATCGAATTATTTCAATTAAATGGCAAGAAAATGCCAGCTACACACTCATCACATTGCATGACAATAGTGATTTCTTCAATCAATTTAATAATGCATCGTCAGATATTGATTTAATAAAATTTTTAATCAACCAGCTGAATGGAGAAGCCTCTTGGGAAAAAAACAAAGGTGTTGTTTTAAAAATTATTTTACAAAGAAAATGTCTTAATATTAAAAAAAATCTAGCATTAAATTAA
- a CDS encoding FecCD family ABC transporter permease — MDKAIYKNARLLSLLIFLLLLSYAYLMIGVTSFSISDVWNVLAKKVDLVGADFIVGDVRMPRVIIGVLSGAMFALSGSLLQCVLRNPMAAPDILGVNSACSLFILFFTFLFPNSFDLNNIIYAIFGGCVGFFITILASLENKKINQTRLIIVGVAVGALFKACCQFVIMQSDERQSSLISFLTGTLYHSSWNSVHQIIYPACLLIFITFFFYRQLDILQLNEESAASIGFKVTKWKIIIILLALMLASIAVSGSGSLGFIGLIAPNLARILFGSSHKFNLIGSCLIGATLTLFSDLIGRIVFPPFEIPAGLVSIIIGAPYFLYLMKNIGSYK, encoded by the coding sequence ATGGATAAAGCAATATATAAAAACGCACGCCTGCTTTCTCTTCTTATATTTCTTTTACTTTTGAGCTATGCTTACTTAATGATTGGAGTTACATCTTTTTCAATATCAGATGTTTGGAATGTTCTTGCAAAAAAAGTAGATCTTGTTGGTGCAGATTTCATTGTTGGCGATGTCCGAATGCCGCGGGTGATTATTGGTGTCCTTAGCGGTGCAATGTTCGCTCTTTCTGGAAGTTTATTGCAGTGCGTTTTACGCAACCCTATGGCAGCTCCAGATATACTAGGAGTGAATTCTGCTTGTTCTTTGTTTATTTTATTTTTCACCTTTCTTTTTCCAAATAGTTTTGATTTAAACAATATTATATATGCGATATTTGGTGGATGTGTAGGTTTTTTTATAACAATTCTTGCATCATTAGAAAATAAAAAAATAAATCAAACAAGATTAATTATTGTTGGAGTTGCTGTCGGTGCGCTTTTTAAAGCATGTTGTCAGTTTGTGATTATGCAATCAGATGAAAGACAAAGCTCATTAATTTCATTTTTAACTGGTACATTGTATCATTCAAGCTGGAACTCAGTTCATCAGATAATTTATCCTGCTTGTTTACTCATATTCATAACTTTTTTCTTTTATCGACAATTAGATATTTTGCAATTAAACGAAGAATCAGCAGCAAGTATAGGATTTAAAGTTACAAAATGGAAAATTATTATCATTCTCCTGGCTCTTATGCTTGCGTCAATAGCTGTTTCAGGTAGCGGAAGTTTAGGATTTATTGGATTAATTGCTCCCAATTTAGCGAGAATTTTATTTGGTTCTTCACACAAATTCAATTTAATTGGTTCTTGCTTAATTGGCGCTACTTTGACTTTATTTTCAGATCTTATTGGGAGAATTGTTTTTCCTCCATTTGAGATACCTGCAGGTCTTGTTTCTATCATAATTGGTGCCCCTTATTTTTTATATCTTATGAAAAATATTGGAAGTTATAAATAA
- a CDS encoding EamA family transporter, with the protein MKSASIKKCSDHYVLWGLYFTGSLVFLITSFGNLSFNFDFAVLFAALLIAIGSYFGNWLFIKALEVGPASLTASMLNINLPIIILMSVFIYGEELNNIKIAIIFLLLIAVLLVKLDPNEKMVIKDKKWFIWVVLSSGFLFLREGGLKITLELGFNNQIILFYSYIICLLLSSIAIVLKEYNILKQNNNNIDAMQKLKSLNSYLRKSNTYGLYFGLITGICSGVGLCLYSEALIIGPTSLVALIFSARSMVIVVMSYLLHKERLSMFQKCSVLFLCIGLSLASFIK; encoded by the coding sequence ATGAAGTCGGCTTCTATAAAAAAATGTTCCGATCACTATGTTCTTTGGGGCCTGTATTTTACAGGTTCTCTCGTCTTTTTGATAACTTCATTTGGAAATTTGTCATTTAATTTCGATTTTGCAGTTTTATTTGCTGCTCTCTTAATAGCTATAGGATCTTATTTTGGCAATTGGCTCTTTATTAAGGCTCTTGAAGTTGGACCTGCCAGTTTAACTGCATCAATGTTAAATATAAATCTCCCAATTATAATTTTAATGTCAGTTTTTATTTATGGCGAAGAGTTAAATAATATAAAAATTGCTATTATATTTCTTCTTCTTATAGCAGTTTTATTAGTAAAGCTTGATCCAAATGAAAAAATGGTAATAAAAGATAAAAAATGGTTTATTTGGGTTGTTTTGAGCTCAGGTTTTCTTTTTTTACGAGAAGGTGGATTAAAAATAACATTAGAGCTTGGCTTTAATAATCAAATTATTTTATTCTATTCGTATATTATATGTCTATTATTATCAAGCATAGCAATTGTATTGAAAGAATATAATATCCTTAAGCAAAACAACAACAATATTGATGCTATGCAAAAGTTAAAATCATTAAATTCTTATTTAAGAAAAAGTAATACCTATGGTCTTTATTTTGGCTTGATAACCGGAATTTGTTCAGGGGTTGGACTTTGTTTATATTCTGAAGCCTTAATTATTGGCCCAACCAGTTTGGTGGCTTTAATATTTTCTGCTAGAAGTATGGTTATTGTTGTTATGTCATATTTGTTACATAAGGAAAGGCTTTCTATGTTTCAAAAATGCTCAGTTTTATTCTTATGCATAGGACTTTCTCTTGCAAGCTTTATCAAATAA